A genomic segment from Acipenser ruthenus chromosome 5, fAciRut3.2 maternal haplotype, whole genome shotgun sequence encodes:
- the tbp gene encoding TATA-box-binding protein, with the protein MEQNNSLPPYAQGLSSPQGAMTPGIPIFSPMMPYGTGLTPQPVQSTNSLSLLEEQQRQQQQQQQQQQSTSQQGVVQVSSGQTPQLFHSQTVTTTGLPGTTPLYPSTPMTPITPATPASESSGIVPQLQNIVSTVNLGCKLDLKTIALRARNAEYNPKRFAAVIMRIREPRTTALIFSSGKMVCTGAKSEEQSRLAARKYARVVQKLGFPAKFLDFKIQNMVGSCDVKFPIRLEGLVLTHQQFSSYEPELFPGLIYRMIKPRIVLLIFVSGKVVLTGAKVRAEIYEAFENIYPILKGFRKTT; encoded by the exons ATGGAGCAGAATAACAGTTTGCCGCCATATGCCCAAGGGTTATCTTCTCCTCAG gGTGCGATGACTCCTGGCATCCCTATTTTCAGCCCTATGATGCCTTACGGCACAGGGCTTACTCCACAGCCGGTTCAGAGCACAAACAGCCTCTCCCTGTTAGAAGAGCAgcagagacagcagcagcagcagcagcagcagcagcagtccacATCCCAGCAAGGAGTTGTCCAGGTGTCATCTGGCCAGACCCCACAGCTCTTCCACTCCCAGACTGTTACCACGACTGGTCTGCCAGGCACAACACCCCTCTACCCTTCAACCCCCATGACTCCCATCACCCCTGCGACTCCTGCCTCCGAGAGCTCAGGCATTGTTCCACAACTACA gaatATTGTCTCCACTGTAAACTTGGGCTGTAAATTGGACCTGAAAACAATAGCACTTCGTGCCCGAAACGCTGAATATAACCCAAAG CGTTTTGCTGCTGTCATTATGAGAATTCGAGAACCAAGAACAACAGCACTTATCTTCAGCTCAGGGAAAATGGTGTGTACCGGAGCCAAGAG TGAGGAACAATCCCGTTTGGCAGCTAGAAAATATGCCAGAGTTGTCCAGAAATTAGGTTTCCCAGCAAAGTTCCTGGACTTCAAGATTCAGAACATGGTGGGAAGCTGTGATGTGAAGTTCCCAATCAGACTAGAAGGGTTGGTACTGACACATCAGCAGTTTAGCAG ttatgagCCAGAGTTGTTCCCAGGGTTAATCTACAGAATGATCAAACCCAGAATTGTACTGTTAATATTTGTGTCTGGAAAGGTCGTACTTACAG GTGCAAAGGTCCGAGCAGAGATTTATGAAGCATTTGAAAACATCTATCCAATTTTAAAAGGTTTCAGGAAGACCACGTAA